The Candidatus Phytoplasma asteris DNA segment ATATTTATCACAAAATAATAATTACTTTAATTATACACTAAAAAAAATAAAAATGCAAATAGATTTTAAATATTGTTGTAATAAATGATTTTTTTGGGTGGTTTTGTTAAACTGTTTTATTCCTATATTTTTTAAGAAATTTGTTATTATATTTATTTATAAATTATAATTTCATTTTATAATATTTTATAATATCAATATTTTTTTGCTTTAAGAAATTTGTTTATCAAGGGCAATAGTTTTTTTGATTTGTTTGGTAATTTGTTTTTGGTGATGTTTTATTTTGAATTTTCCTTTTTGTTTTTGCCAAAAAAAAGACCATTTTAAAAATATAGTTTTGAGTTTGGTTTGGAAATTAGTTAGTTTGATTTTAGTAAGTAAGTTTTTTTTGGTTTTTTTGATTTGTTTTTCTATTTTGGTTATTTTTTTGTGATTAGCTTTTTGTTTGTGAGTAAATGATTGGGATATTTTTTCTTTTTGTTTGTTGAAATGTTTAAAGATTTGGTTGTTTTTTTGTTTGATGGCTATTTTTTTATGTTCGAAAAATAATTTGTCTTTTTTTTCAAAATTGAGGAGAGCTTCTTTTTTGAGGTTTGATAGTTTTTGGCGTAATTCTTTTTGTGTTTGTTGCCATGATAAATTAAGATTGATAAGAGCATCACTTAGATTTTCGTTTAATAATCCTAATTTTTCTTTCATTAAATTAGTTGTTTGGGTTAAACTTTTTTCTTTGGATTTAATTGTTTTAGTAATTTCTTGTAATAAAGATATTTGATTTTGTTTAAATGTTTTTTCCAAAGAAACATTAATAACATTTTTTATTAATTCATTTTGGTTGTAAAAAACTTTGTTAAGGTGTTTAGTTGTGTTAGTGGTATTTGTAGTTGTTTGAATTAATTTTTGTTCTTTTTTTATTTGTTCTTTGAGTAAAGTATTTAAACATTGATAAATGTTTTTTTGATAATTATTATAGAATAAAATATCTTGGATAACATTTGTGATTGTTTTTTGGCAAGCATTAAAAAAAGATTTGTTTGATATTTTGAAATTGATTAAAGGAGTAAGAGCAATGTTTTTGGAGGCAGGTTTTAAATAGTGCCATAAAGTTAAAAGTTTGGTTATTTTAAGTTTGGTTTTGTTGATTTTTTTTTGGTGTTTGTTAGTTGTTTTTTCTAAAATATGTTGGTGTTTTTTGGTTGCTTTATCTTTTTTTGTGGTGAGGTTTTTGATAATTTTTTCATAACGTTCTTTGTGAGTTTTGATTTGGTATAAAAGGGGATATAGGTCAGTTCCTTTTTGTTTGTATTTGTGAAAAAATCCTTGTATTCCTTTCTTTTTGTCAGTGTGTATTTTTTGATTAAGAAAGGTTAATTGTTTGTCATAAAAAGATATTATTTGTTCGTTAAGATTAATTTTATTTTGTAGGCTAGTTTGGTTTAATTGGTGTTTTTTTTGTAAAAGATTAATTGTTTGATTAAATTGTTTTTGAATGATAGGAAATAAGTTAGTTTCAATTATGGTTTTTATTTGGTCTAAGATTATTTGTTCGATAAGACAAGTTTTAGTTTGATAATTACTTGTAAAAGTATTAATTTGTAATTGGATTTGTTGTAAAGTTTGTTCTAATAATGTGCTTTCTTTTTGCCAAGATGGATAAGTGTTGAGTAAATTATTTAAAGTTTGTAAAAGTTCTATATTTTGGGTTTGTAATAATAAATAGATGTCTTTTTGCATTAAGGTGATGTCTTGTAAAAAGAGATGTTTTTCTTTTTCTTGGGTAAGTTTGAAGGTTAGAAAATCATCTTTTTGAAATATTTTATTAAGTGTTAATTGGGTTTGGAAGTTGTTAATTTCTTTTTTTAAAGTAGTTGTTTGTTCTAAATAATAATGTTGGATTTTGGTTTTTTCTAATTTTAGTTGTAGGGCAATACTTTTAGTTTTAAGGTCAAATTCTTGTTTTTTTGCAAAGAAATGATAATGATAATCTATTTGGTAATTGTTTTTTTTACGTTGTAAGGCTAAAAGAGTTTTTTGATAAGCAAAGAAAGTTTCTTGATAGTCTTTTTGATTATCAAAGATAGCTGTTTCTTGGAGATGTAAGTTAAGGACTGTTTTTATTTGTTCTTTGATACCGTTTATTTTTTGGGAGAATAAATAATTTGTTTTTTGGTGGATGAGATGATAAATTTTTTCTAAGGTTTGTTGGTAGATGTGTTTGTATTTGTTTTGTTTGTGGTGTTCTAAATGCCACATATTAATTGCTTGTTGGTGTAAAAGATTGATGAGGTGATATTGTTGGCTCCATAAAGATTTTTGGTTTTGGTAAGAAAGGCAGTTTGTTTGTTGTTTGTAAAAAAGAGCTTTTTTGGATGTTTCAATTTGGTAATTGGAAAGAATTGGTATATTTATAAAAGGAAAAGGTCTTATTTGGAGAAAAAAAGCTTGTATTTGTGCTTGGATGATAGTTTTTTCTTGTTGGTAAGCATCTTTTATGGTGTCTAGTTTTTTGTCGTTTATACTTAGTTTATTTTGGTATAGTTTGTGAGTTTTGGTAATGGTTTTTTGATAAGTTTGTTTTTTTGTAGTCTTTATTTGTTCTAAGATGCAAATTGATTTGCCTTTGTCTTTTTCTTGTAAATTAAGAGTTGTTTCTAGTTGTTTTAATAAATTGGTGTTTTTTTGATTGAGGTTAAAATCAGTAGTATAAAAGTTTTGTTTTGATTCTTGGTTTTGTTTTTGGTTTTTGAGTTCTAATTTTTGTTTGTCTTTTTCAATTTGAATTAATAAATTATTAATGTTGTTATTTTTGTTGTTGAGATTAGTTATAAGAGTAGTTTCTTTGTGATTGTTTTTTTTAGTAATTTCCTTGAGTTCTTTTTGTAAGATTTCTTTTAATTGGAGGTTTTTATCGTTGTTTTTGTTTTTTTGATAAATAAGTTCTTGGGTTAAAAGAGTTTGGGTTTTTTGTTGTTGTGAGTTGTATTTTTGGAGGATTGTTTTTTTATTGGTTTGGAGTTTTTCTATTTGTGCGTAAATGTTTAATAATATGTGATGGTATTTTTCTTGTAATTGTTTTGTTTGGGTATTGTGTTTGTTATTTAGGGTTTGTAGTCTTTGATTTAATTGTTTGTTTTGGTTGTTTGTAATAATGTTTGGGGTTGTGTTTTTTTCTTGGATGTTTTTTAGGTTTGTGATATTATTTGTTAATTGGGATAAAAAAGGAGAGAAAAAATCGCTTGATAATGTTTTATTGCGTTTTAAGAATAAAGCCAAAAATCTATTATAATATGATGACATAAAATTTTTCCTTCAATCTAAATATTGATTAAACAATATAAAAACACTTAATTGTAGTTTATTATTAATTTTTTTTGTAATGTTATATTATTTTGGTTTTTCAAAGAAATAAGTTCTAAATTATTTTATCATTTACCTTTATCATAACATAAACCAAATTAATTTGGGATGTAAAAAAGAATACTTAGCTTTTATATTTAGATCTTAAAAACAAAAAAACTATCCTGAAGGATAGTTTCTTTCATTATTTATATTATTTTTATTTTTTAAATAGTTTATTAATTTATTTTAAATATGGAAATAATTATTTCTTACGATAAGGTTTATACCAAGTTGTTTTTTTAGGATAGAGATATTTTTGGATTAAAGTTGGTTCATAGTAAAAAATATATAAACTATTGTATTTATTTTTCATGTTTATGATTGCTTCTAAGGTATGTGTTTTATCCTTAATAAATGGCATTTTTCCATCATGATAGATAAATATAATATTTTGGGGACAATTAATAATTGACTTAGACATTAATTCGCCTTTGTTTTGATTAATTGTTTTGTGAAATGAGACTTTTTTGTAATAATTAGGATCAATATTTTTATGTATAAAGATAATAGCTTTATTAGTGTTTTTTACTTTAATGTTATGAATTGTATTATTTAGAGTCTCTTTTTTTACTTTTATTTTAAAAGTACTTTTGATTTGATAGTTTAATTTAAATGTTGAATGTGCTTTAATAAAATAAGAATTAATGTTAAGTAATAGTATTAATATATTTATAATTATAAGCATTAAAAAGGAATTAAAGTTTATATTTGGTCTTTTTTTAGAAGTCTTGTTAATTTTGTTAATGTAAAAAACAGACTCCTTTCTTTTAAAAAAGGTAGTTAATATTAATTATAAGTATAAATTATTAAGCTACCAAAAAGATAATATAAATTAATATATATAATTAAAAAGATAAAAGAAAAGATTTATTGTTGTTTATTGTTGAGTGTTTGCCCAATCTCTCAGACGCCTTACCATTCCTGAAATCCATCTAGAAGTAGGTTTTTAGCTCCATCTAATTTTTTGGTATTTTCTATGTCATGGTAAAAAATATACAAATTTGTATATTTGCCTGTCATTTTTGTTAGTTCTTGATAAGTATATTTTTTATCTAGGTCACCTCGAATTTCTCCATCATGATATAAACAAATTGTACTTGGCTCGCATGTTCCTGTAGCAATTTCGAACGATATATTCCCATCTTTTATTCTATTTATTGTTTTTCTTTTGGTTAATGTTCCATTAAAATTAGGATTAATCTTTTCTTTAATATGTTTTATTATTTTGTCCAGGTGGGAATCCCAATCCCCTTCAATTTCTACAAGGTGTAATTTTGGTCCTTGTTGTTCTTATGTTGGCTCTTCTTGTACTTGTGTTTTTGTTTGTGCTTTTCTTTCTTTTTTTCTCAAACTTATTTTTATACTTGTTTTATAATCATATCTTAATTTAAGATTTGATTGAGCTTTGGTAAAATGAGGGATAATAATAAATAAAGTAAATATTATAATAATTAAAAATAAAAGTGTTTTTTTGTTATAAGTATTGGATAAAAACATTTTAGTTAATGCCTTTTTTTAGAAAATTGATAAATTTTTGGAAAAATATCCCCTTCTTTCTTTCTAAAATTGACGGTTTTTTAATTATTTAAGTTAATTATAAAGTATTCATTAGGTTTTTAGTTAGTTAAACCATCAAAAAAGATAAAGAGTTTAAGACATCAAAGACTATTAAATAATTAATAGCCTTTGAATTGATTATTTGATATTTATTTAAGTTAATGAAAGATTATAAAATAATGTTATTAAAGAGTAATTTATTCAATTTATACATGTTTGTTAATGGAAAGTGTTTGTTAGTATGTGTTAGTGTAATTTATTTTGGATTTAGCTGATTGAGCTTCTGTTAGTTTGTTATTTTCTGCAATTACATTACCATTTTCATCCACTACTTCATATTGCATAGTTAATTCAAAATCAGCAGTATCGGTTTTATTTTTAACTAAACCATCAAGAGTTAATAATTCTACTTCTAATTGAACTTCTGCTGAAACAAATTTGTTATCTTTGGTAAGAGCAAATTTAGAGTCTTTGGTATATACTTCAAAATCATTGTTATCTTGTGTTTTAACTTTTACTCCAACTCTAAATTTGTCAGTTTTGTCTACGTCGTTAACTTTTAATGTTGGTAAAAATACTTTTAAGAACCATTTTTTAGTAGTTTCTTTGTTTTCAAAACCTTTTACGGAGGTGAAACATAAAAATGGGACTTCAACAAAATTAATTTATTAAAAAAACTCAAATTAATTTAGTTATATTGTTGTAATTTGACAAAATAATAATTAAAGTAGCAAATAAATAAGAAAAAAGTAAAAAAAGCTCAAAATAGATTGACAAAACAGCTTTTTTAAGATAAAATAAACTTAGGTTTAAAATTAATTTTTGCACGCTTTGGCATGATTATTAATTTTTTAAGCTTGATTAAAGTGCTAATAATAATTTTTGGCAGTTATTAATTGGGTTTTGATTAACCTTTTATTTGTTAAAAGTTTTATTATTATTTATAATAAATACTAAAAACAAAAAATTATAAAGAAAGGATTTGATAAAATGGCTGTTCCTTTTAGACGCACCGGAAAAACGGCAAAAAGAAAAAGACGTACTCATTATAAGTTAAGCAATCCTGCTTTAGTACTTTGCAAAGAAACTAATACTTTTACTTTGTCTCACAGAGTTACTAAAAATAGTGGTTATTACAAAGGAAAACTTATTTTGGAAAACAAACCTTCTAAATCTCAAAAAACAACTGACAATTAATTTATCATTATTAGACAAATTATTTTGTTTAAATAATTTTTTTCTTAGATGACGATATTGTTTTTTCTTATTTGATATTATTTTAATTTATAGTTTTAATATTATTTTGGATTTATTTATTTTTTGATAGTTACTATTTAATTTATTTTAAAAGAATTATTTTATTTTTAAGTGTATAAGATAAAAAAATAAATAAAATCAAGGAGAAACATAAATGTTATTAAAAAAATCATTATCACAATTTTTACTTACTGTTAGTTTTGTATTTTTAAGTGTGTTTGGGTCTTTTGTTGTTTTAGAAGCATCAAAAAAATATCAAGAAGCAGATACGGCATCATTTTCTAAAACTTATAATGATAATTCAACGAAATTTTACAAGGAGAATTCATATTCAGCTTCTTTGGTTAATGAAGAAGCTAAAAAAAGCTTATGATGCCAAATTAGAAAAACATAACGAAGATCAAAAAGCCCTCAAAGAAAAACAAGAAGTAACTAAAAAATACGTTTTCCTTTTTGTAGAGTTTTTCTTTGTATTGGCGTTAGTAGGATTTAATGGTTATTTCTGTTATTCTAAATCTAAATCATTTAAATAATTATAAGTAAAAAATATGTCTGATATTAAACAAAACATATCTTCTTTATTAAAAACATCAATTTTTTATTATTAAGTGTATTTGGAATGATTGTTACTTTTTTGATATATACGTTTTTTGAAAATCTAAATACTCAAAAAGTTTTACAACAATATCTAGATTCATTACAATCTAATACAAATATACTATCAAATTATAATTTATTATTACAACTTACTAAAAAACAAATGTATACAAGTTATTTAAGAGTTTTTATATTAGTTATTATTTGGGTTTTAATTATAATATTTAATGGTTATATGTGTTTTGCCAAAATTAACCCTTTTAAACAGTTTTTTAAATTTGTTAAAAAAGTTATCAATAAATATAAATATAAAAATGAACCTTTTCATTAAATCATTTTATCTTTTAATATAAAGATATTTGAATTAACTTAATGAGGATATTTGAATTAACTTATTGTATTTTTTAACAAACAAAATCCAAAATAAATAAATCTTTTCACCATTTTACTTATTTGAAACAGCTTTTTTTATTTTAAAAAACATTATTAATTACTTTTTTAACTTTTGTAATTAAAATGACTTGCAATAAAATCTTTTTTAAGGTATAATAAAAAGGCTTGTTTTAAATATTTTTTCTTTTAATCCAAAAAACAAAACACCAATGTCAGTTGTCTAAGAAAAAAATTATTTAAGCAAAATATTTGTCTAATAGGCAATATTTTCAAACATTTCTAAAAAAGGAGAATATAAGTGAACAAAAAAGAAAAAGAAATTATCAAAATAATTCTAAGAGCCTACGACCATCATTTAATTGATCAAGCAGCTAAAAAAATTATTGATATTGTCACTAAAACAGGAGCAAATATTGAAGGTCCAATACCTCTTCCTACCAGAAAAGAATTATTTACTGTTTTGCGTTCCCCTTTCGTTAACAAAGATTCAAGAGAACAATTTGAACGACGCACTCACAAACGTTTAATTCAAATTATCAATCCTAATAAAAAAACAATTGAATCTTTAATGCACATTAGTTTGCCACCTGCAATTGATATTTTGTTAAAAAAAAACCAATAGCAAAAGCAAAATTTAGGCACTATTCATTTTAATATGAATAAATATTTACTTTTTTATAACCATTTCATTTAAATCATTTCATTTGGTTGAATCACAATCACAATTGCAATTACAATTTCAATCAACTTTTGAAAATCACTTTAAAAAAACTTTTTACAAACTTTAAACCAAAATTAAAAAAAGAAAGAGGAAGGACATGGCTCAAGGAATCTTAGGTAAAAAAATAGGAATGACTCAAGTTTTTAACGAACAAGGAGAATTAGTTCCAGTAACAATAGTAGATGTTGCACCTAACGTTGTTTTACAACAAAAAAACGTTGACCAAGACGGCTATCAAGCTACTCAAATAGGTTTTTGCGACAAAAGAGAAAAAAACACTTCTAAACCTATGTTAGGAAATTTTAAAAAAGCAACTACTGCCCCTAAGCGCTTCATTAAAGAAATTAATTTTAGTTCGGATGTCAATTCAAACCTAGCTAATTTAGCAGTAGGCGCCCTAATCACAAACGATTTATTTCAAGTAGGTGATTTAGTTGATGTAACAGGAACTTCCAAAGGTAAAGGTTTTGCTGGTTCTATTAAGAGACACAATCAAAGCAGAGGTCCTGAAAGTCACGGGTCTCGTTATCACCGTCGTCCAGGTTCAATGGGCCCTATTAAAGGTAAATTAAAAGGTAAAAAACTACCAGGACACATGGGACACGAAACTGTTACTATCCAAAATTTAGCTATTCTTTCGGTTGATACTGAAAAAAACTTATTCTTAATAAAAGGCAATGTCCCAGGACCTAATAAAGGTTTTGTAATTATCAAATCTGCTGTAAAAAAATTGACAAAGGAGCAAACGCATGCCAAAAATTAATATTCTTAATCAACAAGGCGACTTCGTTTCTGAAAAGGTTTTAGCAACTACTGTTTTTGACATTAAACCTAATCAACAAGTTTTATACGACGTTGTAAATGCTCAAAGAGCTGCAATGCGTCAAGGCACACATGCTACCAAAACTCGCGCTTTAGTTGCTGGTGGAGGTAAAAAACCATGGAGACAAAAAGGAACTGGTCGTGCTCGTCATGGCTCTATTCGTTCTCCTTTATGGCGTGGTGGTGGAGTTACTTTTGGACCGTCCCCAAGAGATTATTCTGTTAAAGTAAACCAAAAAGTACGTAGTCTGGCTCTAAAATCAGCTTTATCACTCCAAGCTAAAAATAATCAATTAGTAGTTGTAGACAACATTAATTTAGCAACTCATAAAACTAAAGATTTCCAACAAATGTTACAAAAATTAAACATCACTTCCAAATCCTTAATTGTAGTTACTCAAATGACAGAACAATTAGCTTTGGCTTCTCGCAATCTATCTTATATTACTTTAGCTCCAGCTTCTCATGCAAGTGTTTATCAAATCCTTAATTGCAAACAATTAGTCCTAACTGCTGCTGCTGTTAACTATTTTGAAGAGGTTTTAAAATAATGAATAAATACTATGATTTAGTTAAAGCACCAATCATTACTGAATTAACTAATAAATTGATCGAAAGACAAAATAAATACACTTTTAAAGTTGCCAAAACAGCTAATAAAGTAGAAATTAAAAAAGCTTTAGAAAGCATTTTTCAAGTAAAAGTTTTATCAGTTAACACTCGCAACGTTTTACCACAATTCAAAAGAAAAGGTAAATTCGAAGGCTATACTTCGGGTTATAAAAAAGCTATTTGTAAAGTAGCTCCGGGACAAAAAATCGAAATCCTTGCTAACGAATAAACTCAAACCCAACCAAAACAACGATTAACGATTAAAAAAATACAAGGCAGGTATAAATTATGGCAATTAAAAAATATAAGCCTACTACAAATGGATGTCGTAATATGAGTGTTTCTGCTTTTTCAGAAATCACCACTCAAACTCCTGAAAAAAGATTATTGGTATCTCATAAAGACCAAGCCGGACGCAACAACCAAGGTAAAATTACAGTAAGACATCGTGGCGGCGGCGTTAAAAGAAAATACCGTTTAATTGATTTTAAAAGAAACAAAGATAACATTGTTGGCAAAGTAGCTACCATTGAATACGATCCAAACCGCAGTGCTAACATCGCTTTAATTCACTATTTAGACGGCGAAAAAAGATACATTCTTGCTCCTAAAGGACTTACAGTAGGGATGCAAATTGTCTCTGGTAAAGAAGCAGATATTAAAGTTGCCAATTGCCTTTCTTTAATGAATATTCCAGTAGGAACCACTGTTCATAACATCGAATTAAAACCAGGTAAAGGCGGACAAATTGCTCGTAGTGCTGGTTCTTTTTGTCAAATTATTAGTAGAGAAGACAAATACGTGCTATTACGTCTTCAATCAGGCGAAGTTCGCAAAGTTCTTGGAACTTGTCGTGCTACTATTGGAGAGATCGGCAAC contains these protein-coding regions:
- the rplW gene encoding 50S ribosomal protein L23, translating into MNKYYDLVKAPIITELTNKLIERQNKYTFKVAKTANKVEIKKALESIFQVKVLSVNTRNVLPQFKRKGKFEGYTSGYKKAICKVAPGQKIEILANE
- the rplB gene encoding 50S ribosomal protein L2; translated protein: MAIKKYKPTTNGCRNMSVSAFSEITTQTPEKRLLVSHKDQAGRNNQGKITVRHRGGGVKRKYRLIDFKRNKDNIVGKVATIEYDPNRSANIALIHYLDGEKRYILAPKGLTVGMQIVSGKEADIKVANCLSLMNIPVGTTVHNIELKPGKGGQIARSAGSFCQIISREDKYVLLRLQSGEVRKVLGTCRATIGEIGNESYKLINYGKAGKKRFLGIRPTVRGSAMNPNDHPHGGGEGRAPIGRKSPMTPWGKKARGVKTRDRKKASNALIIRRRTK
- the rplD gene encoding 50S ribosomal protein L4 encodes the protein MPKINILNQQGDFVSEKVLATTVFDIKPNQQVLYDVVNAQRAAMRQGTHATKTRALVAGGGKKPWRQKGTGRARHGSIRSPLWRGGGVTFGPSPRDYSVKVNQKVRSLALKSALSLQAKNNQLVVVDNINLATHKTKDFQQMLQKLNITSKSLIVVTQMTEQLALASRNLSYITLAPASHASVYQILNCKQLVLTAAAVNYFEEVLK
- the rpmF gene encoding 50S ribosomal protein L32, whose amino-acid sequence is MAVPFRRTGKTAKRKRRTHYKLSNPALVLCKETNTFTLSHRVTKNSGYYKGKLILENKPSKSQKTTDN
- the rplC gene encoding 50S ribosomal protein L3 encodes the protein MAQGILGKKIGMTQVFNEQGELVPVTIVDVAPNVVLQQKNVDQDGYQATQIGFCDKREKNTSKPMLGNFKKATTAPKRFIKEINFSSDVNSNLANLAVGALITNDLFQVGDLVDVTGTSKGKGFAGSIKRHNQSRGPESHGSRYHRRPGSMGPIKGKLKGKKLPGHMGHETVTIQNLAILSVDTEKNLFLIKGNVPGPNKGFVIIKSAVKKLTKEQTHAKN
- the rpsJ gene encoding 30S ribosomal protein S10 → MNKKEKEIIKIILRAYDHHLIDQAAKKIIDIVTKTGANIEGPIPLPTRKELFTVLRSPFVNKDSREQFERRTHKRLIQIINPNKKTIESLMHISLPPAIDILLKKNQ